From the Myxococcales bacterium genome, one window contains:
- a CDS encoding TolC family protein, with product MSDLRRPLVAVALIAALAVPRAAAAEPMTLADAFALALANQPNLAGARARIAAATVDVDLVDLEVRPTVSASASYDVGARGGVALTEPAQGLAASVTGAWRIWDFGQRAARRAAAVAGVDVERVALTQVERALLQQVEVAYAQVLGTRAQAEVQRATLEAEARHLTEAEQYLGAGARTEIDVAQARARLATARVAQLRADNAAALAAAGLARAIGAPLPPAATFPTTWPAALAGEDVDLDALVREAARTDPDLAGVAAQRTATARARAATAVSTRPTLSATASVGVDALGTYGLPPDDRRVAGRWGVGVALSWQLYDGGARAARLRAADANLRGLDARRAGRLVELRYQVDAARLDLGAAKGQRLATVDSVAAASDQLRLAEARFVAGLGTSAELADAQDAVTRARGDAVAAEYQLALARATLRHLLGRIETNPAPSESNDR from the coding sequence ATGAGTGATCTCCGTCGTCCCCTGGTCGCGGTCGCGCTGATCGCCGCGCTGGCGGTCCCGCGCGCGGCGGCGGCCGAGCCGATGACGCTCGCCGACGCGTTCGCGCTGGCGCTGGCCAACCAGCCCAACCTCGCCGGCGCGCGCGCGCGGATCGCCGCCGCCACGGTCGACGTCGACCTGGTCGACCTCGAGGTGCGGCCGACCGTGTCCGCCAGCGCCAGCTACGACGTCGGCGCGCGCGGCGGCGTCGCGCTCACCGAGCCGGCCCAGGGCCTGGCGGCGTCGGTCACCGGCGCGTGGCGCATCTGGGATTTCGGCCAGCGCGCGGCCCGGCGCGCGGCCGCGGTCGCCGGCGTCGACGTCGAGCGGGTCGCGCTGACCCAGGTCGAGCGCGCGCTGCTGCAGCAGGTCGAGGTCGCGTACGCGCAGGTGCTGGGCACCCGCGCCCAGGCCGAGGTCCAGCGCGCCACGCTCGAGGCCGAGGCCCGGCACCTGACCGAGGCCGAGCAGTACCTCGGCGCCGGGGCGCGCACGGAGATCGACGTGGCCCAGGCGCGGGCGCGGCTCGCGACCGCGCGCGTGGCCCAGCTCCGGGCCGACAACGCGGCGGCCCTGGCCGCGGCCGGCCTGGCCCGCGCGATCGGCGCGCCGCTGCCCCCGGCGGCGACCTTCCCGACCACGTGGCCGGCGGCGCTGGCCGGCGAGGACGTCGACCTCGACGCGCTGGTGCGCGAGGCCGCGCGCACCGATCCGGACCTCGCCGGCGTGGCCGCGCAGCGGACCGCGACCGCCCGGGCGCGCGCCGCGACCGCGGTCAGCACCCGGCCGACGCTCAGCGCCACCGCCAGCGTCGGGGTCGACGCGCTCGGCACCTACGGCCTGCCGCCCGACGACCGTCGCGTCGCGGGGCGCTGGGGCGTCGGCGTGGCGCTGTCGTGGCAGCTCTACGACGGCGGCGCCCGCGCCGCCCGGCTGCGCGCGGCCGACGCCAACCTGCGCGGCCTCGACGCCCGCCGCGCCGGCCGCCTGGTCGAGCTGCGATACCAGGTCGACGCGGCCCGCCTCGACCTGGGCGCGGCCAAGGGCCAGCGGCTCGCGACCGTCGACAGCGTCGCGGCCGCCAGCGACCAGCTGCGCCTGGCCGAGGCCCGGTTCGTCGCCGGCCTCGGCACCTCGGCCGAGCTGGCCGACGCGCAGGACGCGGTGACGCGGGCTCGGGGCGACGCCGTGGCCGCGGAGTACCAGCTGGCGCTGGCCCGTGCGACGCTGCGACACTTGCTCGGGCGCATCGAAACCAATCCGGCGCCCTCGGAGTCCAACGACCGATGA
- a CDS encoding ABC transporter permease — MVGSTVVMAVREVRRNAMRSILTGLGIVIGVAAVILMVTIGDSATRKVTADIGKLGTNLLIVMPGSERRGPVAASAPALTLADATAISREVTAVGAVAPAVSRMALVVYGNTNHNTTVTGSSNAYFAVRSHAVARGRAFSDAELQGGALTCVIGDTVRRELFRHQDPLGATMRVDRLACTVIGVLEAKGSGTFGGDQDDLIVMPLATLQRRLIGSTDLSVIFVSAIDAKATTRAKGQIEALLRQRRRIPDGKADDFAVQDMKEIVATLGSVTGILTALLAAIAAVSLLVGGIGIMNIMLVSVTERTREIGIRLSIGALGREVLFQFLVEAVVLSTLGGLIGLVLGLVGSYLVCGALGMPFAVVPWVVGLAVTFSVAVGIGFGYFPARRAAALDPIEALRHE; from the coding sequence ATCGTCGGCAGCACGGTCGTGATGGCGGTGCGCGAGGTGCGGCGCAACGCGATGCGCTCGATCCTGACCGGGCTCGGGATCGTGATCGGCGTGGCGGCGGTGATCCTGATGGTCACGATCGGCGACAGCGCGACCCGCAAGGTCACCGCCGACATCGGCAAGCTCGGCACCAACCTCTTGATCGTCATGCCCGGCAGCGAGCGGCGCGGGCCGGTCGCGGCGTCCGCGCCGGCGCTGACCCTGGCCGACGCGACCGCGATCTCGCGCGAGGTCACCGCGGTCGGCGCGGTCGCGCCGGCGGTCAGCCGGATGGCGCTGGTGGTCTACGGCAACACCAACCACAACACCACGGTCACCGGCTCGAGCAACGCCTACTTCGCGGTCCGCAGCCACGCGGTGGCGCGCGGCCGGGCCTTCAGCGACGCCGAGCTCCAGGGCGGCGCGCTGACCTGCGTGATCGGCGACACCGTGCGGCGCGAGCTGTTCCGCCACCAGGATCCGCTGGGCGCGACGATGCGGGTCGATCGCCTGGCGTGCACGGTGATCGGCGTGCTCGAGGCCAAGGGCTCGGGCACGTTCGGCGGCGATCAGGACGATCTGATCGTGATGCCGCTGGCGACCTTGCAGCGGCGCCTGATCGGGTCGACCGACCTGTCGGTGATCTTCGTGAGCGCGATCGACGCCAAGGCCACGACCCGGGCCAAGGGCCAGATCGAGGCGCTGCTGCGCCAGCGGCGGCGGATCCCCGACGGCAAGGCCGACGACTTCGCGGTCCAGGACATGAAGGAGATCGTCGCGACGCTGGGCTCGGTGACCGGCATCCTGACGGCGCTGCTGGCGGCGATCGCCGCGGTCAGCCTGCTCGTCGGCGGCATCGGGATCATGAACATCATGCTGGTGTCGGTGACCGAGCGGACCCGCGAGATCGGGATCCGGCTGTCGATCGGCGCGCTCGGCCGCGAGGTGCTGTTCCAGTTCCTGGTCGAGGCGGTGGTGCTGTCGACGCTGGGCGGGCTGATCGGCCTGGTGCTGGGCCTGGTCGGGTCGTACCTGGTGTGCGGGGCGCTGGGCATGCCGTTCGCGGTGGTGCCGTGGGTCGTGGGCCTGGCGGTGACGTTCTCGGTCGCGGTCGGCATCGGCTTCGGCTACTTCCCGGCGCGGCGCGCGGCCGCGCTCGATCCGATCGAGGCGCTCCGCCATGAGTGA
- a CDS encoding ABC transporter ATP-binding protein, with protein MTATAAIVTAVRADVVLVPNAALRFTPPGAATPALGGRHRPGLAGGGARRRRRARGADRGGRHARRQRRRQHRDHRRRAHGRGRDPGRSRGGAVTQLCSLVDVERRYGTGDAEVRALAGANLTIDQGEFVAVMGPSGSGKSTCLNVLGGLDRPTGGHYYFRDVDVGGLDRDQLARFRRHYLGFVFQGYNLLARTSALENVELPLVYRGLGRRARRAQARAALAEVGLADRERHSPSELSGGQQQRAAIARAIVTKPALLLADEPTGNLDTVRKDEIMQLLVGLNRDRGITIVMVTHEPEMAVFADRVIHFRDGVVERDQRRAA; from the coding sequence ATGACCGCGACCGCGGCGATCGTCACCGCCGTGCGCGCCGACGTGGTGCTCGTGCCCAACGCGGCGCTGCGGTTCACGCCCCCGGGGGCCGCGACGCCGGCGCTGGGGGGCCGGCACCGGCCGGGTCTGGCTGGCGGGGGCGCCCGGCGCCGACGGCGCGCTCGGGGCGCCGACCGCGGTGGTCGTCACGCTCGGCGCCAGCGACGGCGCCAGCACCGAGATCACCGGCGCCGAGCTCACGGTCGGGGCCGCGATCCTGGTCGATCTCGAGGGGGCGCCGTGACCCAGCTGTGCTCGCTGGTCGACGTCGAGCGCCGCTACGGCACCGGCGACGCCGAGGTGCGGGCCCTGGCCGGCGCCAACCTGACGATCGATCAGGGCGAGTTCGTCGCGGTCATGGGCCCGAGCGGCTCGGGCAAGTCGACGTGCCTGAACGTGCTCGGCGGGCTCGATCGCCCGACCGGCGGCCACTACTACTTCCGCGACGTCGACGTGGGCGGCCTCGACCGCGACCAGCTGGCGCGGTTCCGCCGCCACTACCTCGGCTTCGTGTTCCAGGGCTACAACCTGCTGGCCCGGACCTCGGCGCTCGAGAACGTCGAGCTGCCGCTGGTCTACCGCGGGCTGGGCCGGCGCGCCCGCCGGGCCCAGGCCCGGGCGGCGCTGGCCGAGGTCGGGCTGGCCGATCGCGAGCGCCACAGCCCGTCGGAGCTGTCGGGCGGGCAGCAGCAGCGCGCGGCGATCGCGCGGGCGATCGTGACCAAGCCGGCGCTGCTCCTGGCCGACGAGCCGACCGGCAACCTCGACACCGTCCGCAAGGACGAGATCATGCAGCTCCTGGTCGGGCTCAACCGCGATCGCGGCATCACGATCGTGATGGTCACGCACGAGCCCGAGATGGCCGTGTTCGCGGATCGGGTCATCCACTTCCGCGACGGCGTGGTCGAGCGCGATCAGCGGAGGGCCGCGTGA
- a CDS encoding response regulator transcription factor: MLPAEPRIEVLLVEDDERLAKLTSRYLEGTGFVVHWVTSGLRALEDTARHSYDVILLDLMLPGRDGIDVCRELRTRLDVPIIMVTARREEADRVLGFDAGADDYVTKPFSSRELVSRIRAVVRRARGEVGPGTKLIRAGAITLDPASLRVTVEDREVHVTGYEFALLRALAERAGRVLSREQLLDLARGGAEEAFDRSIDVQISKLRQKLGDDARAPRFLKTVRGAGYMLVQGPES; this comes from the coding sequence ATGTTGCCCGCCGAGCCCCGGATCGAGGTCTTGCTGGTCGAGGACGACGAGCGCCTCGCCAAGCTGACCAGCCGCTACCTCGAGGGCACCGGCTTCGTCGTGCACTGGGTGACCTCGGGCCTGCGCGCGCTCGAGGACACCGCCCGCCACAGCTACGACGTGATCCTGCTCGACCTGATGCTGCCCGGCCGCGACGGCATCGACGTGTGCCGCGAGCTGCGCACGCGCCTCGACGTGCCGATCATCATGGTGACGGCGCGGCGCGAGGAGGCCGACCGCGTGCTCGGCTTCGACGCCGGCGCCGACGACTACGTCACCAAGCCGTTCTCGTCGCGCGAGCTGGTGTCGCGCATCCGCGCGGTCGTGCGCCGGGCCCGCGGCGAGGTCGGCCCCGGCACCAAGCTGATCCGCGCCGGCGCGATCACGCTCGACCCGGCCAGCCTGCGGGTCACCGTCGAGGATCGCGAGGTCCACGTCACCGGCTACGAGTTCGCGCTCTTGCGGGCGCTGGCCGAGCGCGCCGGCCGGGTGCTCAGCCGCGAGCAGCTGCTCGACCTGGCCCGGGGCGGCGCCGAGGAGGCGTTCGACCGCTCGATCGACGTCCAGATCTCGAAGCTGCGCCAGAAGCTCGGCGACGACGCCCGCGCGCCGCGGTTCCTCAAGACCGTGCGCGGCGCCGGCTACATGCTGGTGCAGGGCCCCGAGTCGTGA
- a CDS encoding HAMP domain-containing histidine kinase, with product MTMRTGRLRLTVYLGAMVIVFVIGGLFASFQIVDSLPTAELRAMTRLASERIVAHRDDPARLRADLDELGQTRLEITLYDADRQLIASSAATPLPAAWIDHPAQRSQLTVVHELREDGRVIAYAICDARPPPLRRLLTGLAVLLAALVLLVVVIVRHVGGPMQRIAGAARRFGRGDLTARAGLERKDELGEVGRAFDEMADRVTLLMTTQRELMANVSHELQTPLARIQVAVDLMTDGIDHQAKELLPEVATDLGEVERLIEDMMTLARFDLAHAEGLAAGAPLRCEDTAVGALIERAAARFRATHPERTLVVTATAPLPSLWLDPVLVLRVLDNLLENARKYSEADTPIVLTARPSDDGVELTLTDRGIGIDAADLPQVFTPFFRTDRSRSRATGGVGLGLGLARRVIEGHGGAIAIASEPNVGTTVTCTLPRRAPPAA from the coding sequence GTGACGATGCGCACCGGACGGCTGCGGCTCACGGTCTACCTGGGCGCGATGGTGATCGTGTTCGTGATCGGCGGGCTGTTCGCGTCGTTCCAGATCGTCGATTCGCTGCCGACCGCCGAGCTGCGGGCGATGACGCGGCTGGCGTCCGAGCGCATCGTCGCGCACCGCGACGATCCGGCGCGCCTGCGGGCCGACCTCGACGAGCTGGGCCAGACCCGGCTCGAGATCACGCTCTACGACGCCGACCGCCAGCTGATCGCCTCCTCGGCGGCGACGCCGCTGCCGGCGGCGTGGATCGACCACCCGGCCCAGCGCTCCCAGCTCACGGTCGTCCACGAGCTCCGCGAGGACGGTCGCGTGATCGCGTACGCGATCTGCGACGCGCGGCCGCCGCCGCTGCGGCGCCTGCTCACCGGCCTGGCGGTCCTGCTCGCCGCGCTGGTGCTGCTGGTGGTCGTGATCGTCCGCCACGTCGGCGGGCCGATGCAGCGCATCGCCGGCGCCGCGCGTCGGTTCGGCCGCGGCGACCTGACCGCCCGGGCCGGGCTCGAGCGCAAGGACGAGCTGGGCGAGGTCGGGCGCGCCTTCGACGAGATGGCCGATCGCGTGACCCTGCTGATGACGACCCAGCGCGAGCTGATGGCCAACGTCTCCCACGAGCTGCAGACCCCGCTGGCCCGCATCCAGGTCGCCGTCGACCTGATGACCGACGGCATCGACCACCAGGCCAAGGAGCTCTTGCCCGAGGTCGCCACCGATCTCGGCGAGGTCGAGCGGCTGATCGAGGACATGATGACGCTGGCCCGGTTCGACCTGGCCCACGCCGAGGGCCTGGCCGCCGGCGCGCCGCTGCGGTGCGAGGACACGGCGGTCGGGGCGCTGATCGAGCGCGCGGCCGCGCGGTTCCGGGCCACCCACCCCGAGCGCACGCTCGTGGTCACCGCGACCGCGCCGCTGCCGAGCCTGTGGCTCGATCCGGTGCTGGTGCTGCGCGTGCTCGACAACCTGCTCGAGAACGCCCGCAAGTACTCCGAGGCCGACACGCCGATCGTGCTGACCGCGCGCCCGTCCGACGACGGCGTCGAGCTGACGCTCACCGATCGCGGCATCGGCATCGACGCCGCCGATCTGCCCCAGGTGTTCACGCCGTTCTTCCGCACCGATCGCAGCCGCAGCCGCGCCACCGGTGGCGTCGGCCTGGGCCTGGGCCTGGCCCGGCGGGTGATCGAGGGCCACGGCGGCGCCATCGCGATCGCCAGCGAGCCCAACGTCGGCACGACCGTCACCTGCACCCTGCCCCGGCGCGCGCCGCCGGCCGCCTGA
- a CDS encoding TlpA family protein disulfide reductase, with amino-acid sequence MIRPRSLLLVLAAAVTAVLAASACRSNTAEASCSTADECLPSVDYTDINQHPLKHQALSDKVVVVNFWATWCGPCKKEIPAFKRTYLAYKDKGVEFLGVLYDNQVDDAGLLNFMSDYEMTYPVIHADRPVLEAYAYPRALPTTFIYDRHGKLLTKHAGPMSEADLTAKLDAALK; translated from the coding sequence ATGATCCGTCCTCGCTCCCTCCTGCTCGTCCTGGCTGCGGCCGTCACCGCCGTGCTCGCGGCCAGCGCGTGCCGGAGCAACACCGCCGAGGCGTCGTGCTCGACCGCGGACGAGTGCCTGCCGTCGGTCGACTACACCGACATCAACCAGCACCCGCTCAAGCACCAGGCCTTGAGCGACAAGGTCGTGGTCGTGAACTTCTGGGCGACGTGGTGCGGCCCGTGCAAGAAGGAGATCCCTGCCTTCAAACGCACCTACCTGGCCTACAAGGACAAGGGCGTCGAGTTCCTCGGCGTGCTCTACGACAACCAGGTCGACGACGCCGGGCTGCTCAACTTCATGAGCGACTACGAGATGACCTACCCCGTCATCCACGCCGACCGCCCGGTGCTCGAGGCCTACGCCTACCCGCGGGCGCTGCCGACGACGTTCATCTACGATCGCCACGGCAAGCTGCTGACCAAGCACGCCGGGCCGATGAGCGAGGCCGACCTCACGGCCAAGCTCGACGCCGCGCTCAAGTAG